In Aedes albopictus strain Foshan chromosome 3, AalbF5, whole genome shotgun sequence, the following are encoded in one genomic region:
- the LOC134290636 gene encoding uncharacterized protein LOC134290636 — MESQYYRVKGFLLNKSPIAPPPSPALPPSAQPHAPSTHVRLPDVKLPVFNGSLEHWLNFHDLYISLVHSSQDLSSIQKFYYLRSSLSGEALKLIQTIPITATNYPVAWNLLVEHFQNTGRLKASYVDALFEFPTLKRESSVELHSLVEKFEANVRILQQLGEETNAWDILLVRMLSSRLDPTTRRDWEEHSSTLRAVTFKELTTFIQRRVNVLQSISHKAPDTSGPTSVKKLSNPRPFASHGASPVNGRKCILCPEQHPLYMCPTFSKMHVEDKEKEIRRHQLCRNCLRKGHMSRDCSSNNTCRRCKGRHHTQLCSNDSSSTQKTPEVASKQPPSQSTSEQPTTSASATHMQPKSYASAGRNRATVLLATAVVHIIDDTGTSHIARALLDSGSECCFATETFSQLLKVHRKRVSIPIAGIGHSTTQAKHKFTSTIRSRISDYSATAEFLVLPKVTVSLPSTSLDISTWEIPSGVQLADPSFCTTSTIDLVLGAEIFFDLFKVPGRIPLGEDLPMLINSVLGWVVSGRSNHCQPSTTITANVAAVGDLHQLMERFWTIEEGEASPCHSVEEAACETHFRQTVTRTQEGRYVVRLPLKDDVIKNLGNNRCTAVRRFQLVESRLQRNLHLGTQYSSFMKEYYDLGHMQRVAHTEESTTQTYHLPHHAVIREDSATTKVRVVFDASCKTSSGNSLNDAMLVGPIVQDDLRSIVLRSRIHPVMLIADIKQMYRQILVDERDTPLQRIVWRESPDNALDTYELKTVTYGTASAPFLATRVLQQLADDEQHEFPEAAAVLRKDFYVDDLFSGGSSIPETINLRRQLHSLLERGGFELRKWASNEPAVLEDIPEENKALQQTVDLDRDQLIKTLGLHWEPNADILRYNVKLPQADPTATLTKRLALSYIAQLFDPLGLVGPVVTTAKLFMQALWTLKSSNGSIWGWDEELPVAARDRWQSYHEQLPLLNHIKIDRFVLCSDATTLQLHFFSDASESAYGACVYLQSENSSGQVKVALLTSKSKVAPLKRQSIPRLELCGALLAAQLFEKVTSSLSMRPETYFWVDSTTVLSWLNCTPSTWTTFVANRVSKIQLSTTNCNWKHVAGEQNPADCLSRGTSAELLLSNDLWWHGPRWLQRDQADWPSGHLTAVNPQSECEIRKTPATIISATVEESFIDLYVSRFSNYQRMLRVTAYCRRFLQNCGRSNQPRTASPIISAEEKQEAEKTLIRLVQQQSYPNEWKCLQNQQLVSTKSRLKWFHPILDSENLIRIGGRLHRSQQSYDTKHQIILPSTSPISALLVRSIHEENLHAAPQLLIGLLRLRYWITGARDLAKKIFHTCTICFRARPKRIEQFMAELPSARITASRPFSSTGIDYWGPIFVQPTQRKASPRKAFVAVFVCFCTKAVHLELVADLSTAKFLQALRRFASRRGLCSDIYSDNGRNFVGAANELRQLLQNKEHHEQIAQECAHNNIRWHFNPPKASHFGGLWEAAINSAQKHFIRALGTQTLPYDDMETLLSQIECCLNSRPLVSISDDPSDLEPLTPGHFLVRSALKAVPDADVTSIPFNRLKKWQQTQKLYQQIWERWHRDYLVTLQPRSKWCNPPVLLERNQLVVLLDENLPPMRWPMARIHDVHPGPDGVVRVVTVKTSTGLYTRPVTKICLLPISPTTPPSDESPQAPNNSIQIEEIQPACN, encoded by the coding sequence ATGGAATCCCAATACTACCGAGTCAAAGGGTTTTTGCTGAACAAGTCGCCTATCGCACCACCCCCCTCGCCTGCTCTTCCTCCAAGCGCCCAACCTCATGCTCCGTCTACACACGTTCGTCTACCAGATGTGAAGCTCCCTGTTTTCAACGGAAGTTTGGAGCACTGGCTAAACTTCCATGACCTCTACATATCGCTAGTCCACTCTTCGCAAGACCTGTCCAGTATCCAAAAATTCTATTATCTCCGGTCGTCACTTTCCGGAGAGGCTCTGAAACTGATTCAGACCATACCAATTACCGCTACAAACTATCCCGTTGCGTGGAATCTGCTGGTTGAACATTTTCAGAACACTGGTCGTCTGAAAGCTTCCTATGTCGATGCGCTTTTCGAGTTCCCCACCCTCAAACGAGAATCGTCTGTAGAATTACACTCTCTCGTAGAAAAGTTTGAGGCCAACGTCCGAATTCTTCAGCAACTGGGGGAGGAAACCAACGCTTGGGACATTCTACTAGTCCGTATGCTAAGCAGTCGCCTCGATCCCACTACAAGGAGGGACTGGGAGGAGCATTCGTCCACCTTACGTGCCGTTACCTTCAAGGAGCTCACCACTTTCATTCAACGGAGGGTCAACGTACTACAGAGTATCAGTCATAAGGCTCCTGACACCTCTGGACCCACCTCTGTTAAGAAGCTGTCTAACCCACGTCCATTCGCCAGCCACGGGGCTTCTCCGGTCAACGGCAGAAAATGCATCCTCTGTCCTGAGCAGCATCCGCTGTACATGTGTCCTACGTTTTCCAAAATGCACGTCGAAGATAAGGAGAAAGAGATACGCCGTCACCAACTCTGCAGGAATTGCCTTCGCAAGGGACACATGAGTAGAGACTGTTCGTCAAACAACACCTGTCGGCGATGTAAGGGTCGTCATCATACTCAACTGTGCAGCAACGATTCGTCATCCACGCAGAAGACACCTGAAGTCGCATCGAAACAACCACCATCGCAATCTACGAGCGAGCAACCTACCACCTCCGCGTCTGCAACACACATGCAACCGAAAAGCTACGCTTCAGCTGGCCGAAACCGTGCAACCGTACTGTTAGCTACTGCGGTCGTGCACATAATCGACGACACCGGCACTTCGCACATCGCTAGAGCGCTCCTCGACTCGGGAAGCGAATGTTGTTTTGCAACCGAAACATTTTCTCAACTCTTGAAGGTGCATCGCAAAAGGGTCTCTATTCCAATCGCCGGCATCGGGCATTCTACTACGCAAGCCAAACACAAATTCACCTCTACGATTCGTTCGCGAATCAGCGACTATTCTGCCACCGCCGAATTTCTCGTGCTCCCAAAAGTCACGGTCAGCTTACCGTCAACGTCGTTGGACATCTCGacttgggaaattccttcaggggtgcaGTTGGCAGACCCATCGTTCTGCACCACCAGCACCATTGATCTTGTTCTTGGTGCCGAAATCTTTTTTGATCTCTTTAAAGTCCCTGGCAGAATTCCCCTTGGTGAAGATTTGCCGATGCTCATCAACTCTGTCCTTGGCTGGGTGGTCTCCGGTCGTTCTAACCATTGCCAACCGTCCACTACCATCACCGCCAACGTCGCAGCTGTCGGTGACCTGCACCAGCTAATGGAACGATTTTGGACCATCGAAGAAGGCGAAGCATCCCCCTGCCACTCGGTAGAAGAAGCAGCTTGTGAAACACACTTCCGTCAAACCGTTACTCGCACTCAAGAAGGCCGATACGTCGTTCGTCTCCCACTGAAAGATGACGTCATCAAGAACCTTGGCAACAACCGTTGCACCGCTGTTCGCCGTTTCCAACTGGTTGAGTCACGCCTGCAGCGAAACCTTCATCTGGGCACCCAGTACAGCAGCTTTATGAAGGAGTACTACGACCTGGGCCATATGCAACGAGTAGCTCACACCGAAGAATCAACCACCCAAACATATCACCTCCCCCACCATGCTGTGATACGCGAGGATAGTGCGACGACGAAGGTGCGCGTCGTCTTCGACGCGTCATGCAAGACGAGCAGTGGAAACTCCCTCAACGATGCGATGCTAGTTGGACCGATCGTACAAGACGACCTTCGATCCATCGTTCTACGTTCTCGGATTCATCCCGTGATGCTAATTGCGGACATTAAGCAGATGTACCGCCAAATATTGGTCGACGAACGAGACACGCCGCTGCAGCGTATTGTGTGGAGAGAGTCCCCCGACAACGCCCTCGACACCTACGAGCTCAAGACTGTTACATACGGAACCGCTAGTGCCCCATTTCTAGCAACGCGAGTCTTACAACAGCTAGCAGACGATGAACAACACGAGTTCCCGGAGGCAGCTGCAGTCCTACGTAAGGATTTTTATGTGGACGACCTTTTCTCCGGTGGCAGCAGCATACCCGAGACGATCAACCTCCGAAGGCAATTGCACTCATTGCTGGAACGTGGGGGCTTCGAATTACGAAAGTGGGCATCGAATGAGCCCGCAGTTCTGGAAGATATCCCGGAGGAAAACAAGGCTCTGCAGCAGACTGTCGATTTGGATCGAGACCAGCTCATCAAAACCCTCGGACTTCATTGGGAACCAAACGCCGACATATTGAGGTACAACGTGAAACTACCTCAAGCAGATCCGACCGCAACGCTCACCAAACGCCTGGCCCTCTCCTACATCGCTCAGCTTTTTGACCCACTGGGATTGGTGGGCCCCGTTGTAACAACCGCCAAGCTGTTTATGCAGGCATTGTGGACTCTCAAAAGCAGCAACGGCAGTATTTGGGGTTGGGACGAAGAGCTTCCTGTAGCAGCACGGGACCGTTGGCAATCCTACCACGAGCAGCTTCCGCTGCTAAATCACATCAAAATCGACCGCTTTGTCCTATGCTCTGATGCGACGACACTGCAGCTGCACTTCTTTTCGGATGCATCGGAGAGTGCATATGGTGCATGTGTCTATTTGCAATCCGAAAATTCGTCTGGGCAAGTTAAGGTTGCGTTGCTGACCTCAAAATCAAAGGTTGCGCCTTTGAAACGGCAAAGCATTCCACGTTTGGAACTTTGCGGTGCCCTTCTCGCAGCGCAATTATTCGAAAAGGTGACCTCCTCTCTGTCTATGCGCCCCGAAACCTACTTCTGGGTCGACTCGACAACTGTCCTCAGTTGGCTAAATTGTACACCGTCTACTTGGACAACCTTCGTGGCGAACAGGGTTTCCAAAATACAGCTGTCCACAACCAATTGCAATTGGAAGCACGTAGCTGGTGAGCAAAACCCCGCTGATTGTCTCTCTCGAGGAACCTCAGCCGAGCTTCTTCTCTCTAATGACCTGTGGTGGCACGGTCCAAGGTGGCTACAACGAGACCAAGCGGACTGGCCCAGTGGTCATCTAACTGCAGTGAATCCTCAAAGCGAATGCGAAATCAGGAAGACACCAGCAACCATCATCTCTGCAACAGTTGAAGAATCTTTCATCGATCTCTACGTCAGCAGATTCTCCAACTACCAGCGCATGCTTAGGGTGACCGCATACTGCAGacgttttctgcaaaactgtggGCGAAGCAATCAACCTCGAACAGCATCTCCCATCATCAGCGCAGAGGAAAAACAAGAAGCTGAAAAGACTCTGATTAGATTGGTGCAACAACAATCCTATCCTAACGAgtggaaatgcctccaaaaccagCAACTCGTTTCGACCAAGTCCCGGCTAAAATGGTTCCACCCTATTCTCGATTCGGAAAATCTGATTCGCATTGGAGGCCGCCTGCACCGATCCCAGCAATCCTACGACACTAAACACCAAATCATTCTTCCATCGACTTCCCCAATCTCCGCTCTACTGGTTCGGAGCATTCACGAGGAAAATCTACACGCTGCCCCCCAACTGCTGATTGGTCTTCTCCGCCTCCGGTACTGGATTACAGGGGCCAGGGACCTGgccaagaaaatcttccacacaTGCACCATCTGCTTCAGAGCACGTCCGAAACGCATCGAGCAGTTCATGGCGGAATTACCATCAGCCCGAATTACTGCATCACGACCTTTTTCCTCGACTGGAATCGACTATTGGGGACCGATCTTCGTACAGCCAACACAACGCAAAGCATCACCACGGAAGGCCTTCGTTGCAGTTTTCGTGTGCTTCTGCACAAAGGCCGTCCACCTTGAATTGGTTGCCGATCTGTCTACAGCCAAATTCCTCCAAGCTCTGCGTCGATTTGCCTCCCGGCGAGGACTGTGCTCGGATATCTACAGCGATAATGGGCGAAACTTCGTCGGAGCTGCCAATGAGTTACGCCAACTTCTTCAGAACAAGGAACATCACGAGCAAATCGCCCAGGAATGCGCACACAACAACATCAGATGGCACTTCAATCCTCCTAAGGCGTCCCACTTCGGTGGCCTCTGGGAGGCCGCAATTAATTCGGCACAGAAGCACTTTATCCGGGCTCTGGGGACACAAACACTCCCGTACGACGACATGGAGACGTTGCTGTCCCAGATCGAATGCTGCCTGAACTCGAGGCCCCTTGTGTCCATCAGCGATGACCCGTCGGACCTGGAACCTCTAACGCCTGGCCACTTCCTGGTCAGATCAGCCCTCAAAGCAGTTCCTGACGCTGACGTCACTTCGATTCCCTTTAATCGGCTGAAGAAATGGCAGCAAACGCAGAAACTCTACCAACAAATATGGGAGCGATGGCATCGGGACTATCTCGTCACACTCCAACCACGATCGAAATGGTGTAATCCTCCTGTTCTCCTCGAAAGGAATCAGCTCGTCGTTCTGTTGGATGAAAACCTTCCTCCTATGCGCTGGCCGATGGCCAGAATACACGACGTGCATCCCGGTCCAGACGGTGTCGTTCGTGTTGTCACCGTCAAAACATCCACCGGCTTGTACACGCGGCCGGTAACGAAAATATGCCTGCTGCCAATCTCTCCAACAACGCCTCCATCCGATGAATCACCACAAGCACCAAACAACAGCATCCAAATCGAAGAAATCCAACCAGCCTGCAACTGA